The Acidipropionibacterium virtanenii DNA segment GCGATCGAGTCGGTCGACCGGTTCCTGGCCCTCCTCGAGGCCCCCGATCCGTCCAAGGACTGATACCCCCTTGTGCCTCTGATCCATCCGACGTTCAATAAAACGAGAGACTTCTCGTTTAGATCGGAGCGTCCGATGATCCAGGAGCACCCGTTCCCCGTCGAGGCGAACGACACCCCCGCCACCCAGCTGCTGCACGACGCCCTCCCCCAGCGATGGCGGGGACTGTTCACCGCCCCCATCGTCAACCGCTTCCTGACATCGACCGACGCCGAGGCCCGCGTCCAGGCGGCCGCCCGGAAGGCCGGCGCACAGATCGTGACCGTGGGCGAGTCCCGCGAGCACCGGCCGCTGCACCTCTACCGCTTCGGCGAGACCTCCCGGCGCACCTTCTGGTACGCCGGCCCCCACGCCAACGAGCCGGTCGGCGTCTCCACCGTCGTCTCCCTGGCCGAGGCCCTGGCCGCCCACCCGCAGTACCTCGACACCATCGGGTTCGACCTCATGGTCTGCGTCGACCCGGACTCCCATGTCGCCAACGAGCACTGGTTCCCCAGCTACGCGGGCGGCCTGCGCAGCTACTACGAGAACCTCTACCGCCCCGCCCGCAGCGAGTTCTGCGACTGGGACATGCCCTTCGAGCTCGAGGCCGGGGACACGACATTCCGCCGCGAGTCGCAGCTCCCCGAGGGCGACGCCCTGCGCAAGGCCCTCGACCTCAGCCGCCCGCAGATCGTGATGTCCCTGCACAACGCCGAGGTCGGCGGCATGTACATCCACCAGATCGGCGGCACCAAGACGCTCGCCGGAGCACTCTCCACCCTCCCGGGCGCCTTCACCATCCCCGCTGAGCCCGCCCCCATCGACGCGCCCGGCGAGCAGCCCGTCGCCCCCGGAGTCTTCGGCCTGCCGAGCATCGCGGACATGTACGGCCCGCTCTTCGACCTGACATCCGACCACCCGCTGAACATCCTTGTCATGGGCGAGTCGGCGATGACCTGGTCGCTGCGCTACGGCGCCGTATCGCTCGTCACCGAGGTCCCCCTGTGGTCGCCGATCGACGCCCTGCCCGAGCCCGGGCAAACCCTGGCCGACGTCTCCACCGAGGCCGCGGACCGCCTGGGCGAGATCGCCGACTGGCTCACCGCCTTCTGCGAGCAGAACGCGGCCATTCTGCCCTCCTCCGACGCCCGGGCGCGCTCGGTCCGCGACTCCATCGGCATGCTGGCAGGGCTGTCGGCGATGCTCACGGCGCTGGCCGGCTCCCCCGACGGCCCGAACCCGGCGACCGAGGAGGACGTACGGCGCTGGCGGCTCATGCTGAGTCTGAGCGTCCCGCTGCGATCGCTCGGCATGCTGCTGGGAGCGCTGCGCGGCAACGACGCTCCGGACGGCGTTGTCGGCGAGGTTCAGGGAAGGTTCGACGCCTTCGAGGCGCTCCTGGAGGGCTACCACTACCGATTCCACGGGGTGGACGTCGTGTCCGGCATTCAGATCGCGGCCGGCGTCGCGGCGATCGAGAATCTGGAGGCCGAGCAGTGAGCACCGCGGATCTGGACCGGATGCTGGCCGATCTCCGCGGGCTCGTGGCGATCCCGTCGGTGAGCGCCGATCCGTCCCGGGCCGGCGACGTCATCGCCTCCGCCGAGAAGGTCTCGGCCCTGTTCCGCGAGGTCGGGGTGGAGACGCAGGTGGTCTCCGCCGGTGGTGCCCCGGCGGTGATCGGGCGCCGTGAGGGCCCAGCCGGTGCACCGACCGTGCTGCTGTACGCCCATCACGACGTCCAGCCGGTGGCCGATGACTGGCGCACCGACCCCTTCGAGCTCACAATCGACGGCACACGTGCCTATGGCCGTGGAGCCGCCGATGACAAGGCCGGGGTGGCGGTGCATCTGGAGGCGCTGCGTCTGCTGGGCGAGGATCTTCCGGTCTCGGTGGCGGTGCTCGTCGAGGGCGAGGAGGAGGTGGCCTCCCCCACTCTGGGCGCCATCATCAACGCCCATGCGCAGACCCTGCGCGCCGACGTCGTCCTGGCCCCCGACGCGGTCAATGCCGGCGTCGATGCGCCCGCGATCACGACGTCTCTGCGCGGCATCCTCAATGTGCGGATCGGCGTGCGGACGGCCGCCCGGGCGGTGCATTCGGGGATCTACGGCGGCGTCCTGCCCGATGCTCTGGGGGTACTGGTGCACCTGCTCGACAGCCTCACCGATGAGGCCGGGAGGGCGGCGATCCCCGGGATCGCGGCCGATCCGGACCCGAGGGATCCCAGCGCCGCAATGAGCGCCGAGGAGATCGCCGTGGCCGCCGGTGCGGTCGATGATCTGCGGTCGGCATCCGATGAGCTGGCCGCCGACCTGTGGACGCGGCCGTCGGTCACCGTGCTGGGGATCGACGCCCCGAGGACCGATGCGGCGTCGATGGTGCTGACCCCGCAGGCCCGGGCTGTCGTGAGCCTCCGGCTGCCTCCAACAGTGTCACCGAAGGACGCCGAGGAGGCGTTGCGGGCGCGCCTGGAGGCGCAGAATCGGGTGGGTGCCGAGGTGTCGGTCGAGGTGCTGCTCGGCGGGCGGGGATGGTCGGATTCCGGCACGAGTTCGGCGAGCGATCTGGCACTGAATGCCTTGTCGGAGTCATTCGGGCGGGACGCCGTGACGCTGGGCGTGGGCGGTGGGATCCCGTTCATCCAGACGTTGACCGAGCGCTTCCCGGGGATCGAACCGGTGATCACGGCAGTGCAGGATCCGTCGTCGGCGGCTCATGGCGCAGACGAGTCGGTGTCGCTGCGGACGCTGGTCGCGGCGGCCGAGGCGGAGGCCGGAATGCTTCGCAGGATCGCAGGCGCCAGGTGACCCGGACGATGACCCTTCCCGATGGCCGGACGATGGCGTGGGAGGAGTTCGGGGCGGCCGACGGCCGTCCGGTCCTGTTCCTGCATGGGACGCCGGGCGGCCGGTTGAGCGCCGCCAAGTACGAGCCTTTCGCGCTGGCCCGGGGGCTGCGTCTCGTCGCGCCCGATCGACCCGGCTACGGCCTGAGCAGCGCGCGGCCGGGAATGACGCTGTCCGACTACGCGGAGGACCTCCTGGACCTGTGCTGGTGGCGCGGCTGGGGCCCGGTTCCCGTGGTGGCCGGTTCGGCGGGGGCGGCCTACGCCCTGGCTCTCGGGGCGGCGGCCTCGGAGATGGTGACCGGATTGTCAATCTTCTCCGGCATCGCGCCCATGACAGACGCCGAGGCGACCACGCTCATCCCGGTGAACCAGCAGCTGCGGGTGGCCGTGGATGATCCCGTCGAGTTGCAGCGTCTTGTCGGGCAGGTGCGCGACGCGATCCTGAGCGGAACACTGGAGGGCGTGCCCGAGGATCCCGCCCTGGTTGACGCCCTGAGGCCGGGCGCCGACGGGATGGTCGCCGACTACCGGAATGTCTTCGGCGAGTGGGGTCTCGATCCCGTCGCGGTACGAGTGCCGGTGTTCTGGATCCACGGGACCGACGACGTCAACGCCCCGATCTCGGCGGCCCGACGGCTGGCCGCACAACTGCCCGATACCAGCTTCGAGGAGATCGGCGGCGGGGTTCACGCCCCGTCGGCCGAGACGCTGAACAAGGTGTTCGACGCGACCCAGTGATCGTGCCCCGTATTGCCGTTGCTAACGTCGAGGCATGGGGAACGAAGCGGGGATCGAATCTGAACACCAACTTCCGGATAACAACCGTCCCATCTGGGTACCTGTCGTGGCCACGGTCGTGTCGGCGGCAATCATCAGCGTGATCAGCGGTGGACTCAATGCGTTATTCAGACGGATTATCTCCGGACCGACATACACCGGTTCCGACACCACCTGGCTCACGGTGCTGCAGACATTCGGCTACCTCATCACAGCGGCTCTGGGCGTCCTGGCGGCCTGGCTGCTGGTCCGCTTCGTCGACCATCGCGGCATCCGCAACCTGGGCCTGAACAGCGGGTGGCGCCGCGGGCTCATCGGCGCTCTGATCGGCCTGGTCGTCGCCCTGGCGGCGAGCGCGCTCGCCATTCTCATCGGCCACGGCCTCGGATTCCTGTCCGGGATCGAGCTCGAATGGATCTACTCCGGCGCACCGGCATCACAAATCATTTCAGGAT contains these protein-coding regions:
- a CDS encoding M20/M25/M40 family metallo-hydrolase, with protein sequence MSTADLDRMLADLRGLVAIPSVSADPSRAGDVIASAEKVSALFREVGVETQVVSAGGAPAVIGRREGPAGAPTVLLYAHHDVQPVADDWRTDPFELTIDGTRAYGRGAADDKAGVAVHLEALRLLGEDLPVSVAVLVEGEEEVASPTLGAIINAHAQTLRADVVLAPDAVNAGVDAPAITTSLRGILNVRIGVRTAARAVHSGIYGGVLPDALGVLVHLLDSLTDEAGRAAIPGIAADPDPRDPSAAMSAEEIAVAAGAVDDLRSASDELAADLWTRPSVTVLGIDAPRTDAASMVLTPQARAVVSLRLPPTVSPKDAEEALRARLEAQNRVGAEVSVEVLLGGRGWSDSGTSSASDLALNALSESFGRDAVTLGVGGGIPFIQTLTERFPGIEPVITAVQDPSSAAHGADESVSLRTLVAAAEAEAGMLRRIAGAR
- a CDS encoding alpha/beta fold hydrolase yields the protein MTLPDGRTMAWEEFGAADGRPVLFLHGTPGGRLSAAKYEPFALARGLRLVAPDRPGYGLSSARPGMTLSDYAEDLLDLCWWRGWGPVPVVAGSAGAAYALALGAAASEMVTGLSIFSGIAPMTDAEATTLIPVNQQLRVAVDDPVELQRLVGQVRDAILSGTLEGVPEDPALVDALRPGADGMVADYRNVFGEWGLDPVAVRVPVFWIHGTDDVNAPISAARRLAAQLPDTSFEEIGGGVHAPSAETLNKVFDATQ